A stretch of Lysobacter sp. K5869 DNA encodes these proteins:
- a CDS encoding M3 family metallopeptidase: MKHPLAVALAVALIATVPGLAHNAQAQAKTDKTVTDKTEKSTADAKTSANPFFQPSPLPLHFPQFDKIKDADFAPAFDRGMADQLKEVAAIADNPEPATFDNTIVALERSGQILSRSVSTFFNLAGTDTNPTREKLQQTYAPKLAAHRDAISLNPKLFARIKDLFDKRASLGLDAESVRLIERYHSDFVRSGANLDEAQKTKLKAINAELAELGSKFSTNVLAEVKDSAIVVDTKEELNGLSDERIAAAAEAAKGRGLQGKYLLTLLNTTGQPPETDLTNRALREKLHKASVIRGSRGNQYDNTAIVSKVVALRAERAKMMGYPNYAAYVLEDETAKSPEAVNKMLGQLAPAAVANAKREAADLQAMIDKEQAAKGEKSFQLEPWDWAFYAEKVRKDKFAFDEAELKPYFEMKNVLENGVFYAAGQLYGLKFKQRTDLPLYRDDVSAYDVFDANGKQLAIFIADMYARDSKRGGAWMNSYVEQSELFGTLPVVANHLNIPKPPAGKPTLMTWDEVTTMFHEFGHALHGMFSNVKYPYFSGTSVPRDFVEFPSQVNEMWADWPSVLANYAKHYQNGQPMPKELLDKVLAASKFNQGFATTEYLGAAMLDQNYHQIGDLSKVPAAKDVIAFETAALKQDGIYYPPVPPRYRTTYFSHIMGGYAAGYYAYIWSEVLDANTVEWIKQHGGLTRENGDRFRATLLSRGGSKDALQLFRDFSGHEPQIQPLLERRGLTAPATQPAAKGK, from the coding sequence ATGAAGCACCCGCTCGCCGTGGCGCTGGCCGTGGCCCTGATCGCCACCGTCCCCGGCCTGGCCCACAATGCCCAGGCCCAGGCCAAAACCGATAAGACCGTGACCGACAAGACCGAGAAATCGACCGCCGACGCCAAGACGAGCGCGAATCCGTTCTTCCAGCCCAGCCCGCTGCCGCTGCACTTCCCGCAGTTCGACAAGATCAAGGACGCCGATTTCGCCCCGGCCTTCGATCGCGGCATGGCCGACCAGCTCAAGGAAGTCGCGGCCATCGCCGACAACCCCGAGCCGGCCACCTTCGACAACACCATCGTCGCGCTGGAGCGCTCGGGCCAGATCCTGAGCCGCAGCGTCTCGACCTTCTTCAACCTCGCCGGCACCGACACCAACCCGACCCGCGAGAAGCTGCAGCAGACCTACGCGCCCAAGCTGGCCGCGCACCGCGACGCGATCTCGCTGAACCCGAAGCTGTTCGCGCGCATCAAGGACCTGTTCGACAAGCGCGCCTCGCTCGGCCTCGACGCGGAGAGCGTGCGCCTGATCGAGCGCTACCACTCCGATTTCGTGCGCTCCGGCGCCAACCTCGACGAGGCGCAGAAGACCAAGCTCAAGGCGATCAACGCCGAGCTGGCCGAACTGGGTTCCAAGTTCAGCACCAACGTGCTGGCCGAGGTCAAGGATTCGGCGATCGTCGTCGACACCAAGGAAGAATTGAACGGCCTGTCGGACGAGCGCATCGCCGCCGCCGCCGAAGCCGCCAAGGGCCGCGGCCTGCAAGGCAAGTACCTGCTGACCCTGCTCAACACCACCGGCCAGCCGCCGGAAACCGACCTGACCAACCGCGCCCTGCGCGAGAAGCTGCACAAGGCTTCGGTGATCCGCGGCAGCCGCGGCAACCAGTACGACAACACCGCCATCGTCTCCAAGGTCGTCGCCCTGCGCGCCGAGCGCGCGAAGATGATGGGCTACCCGAACTACGCGGCCTACGTGCTCGAGGACGAAACCGCGAAGTCGCCCGAGGCGGTCAACAAGATGCTCGGCCAGCTCGCTCCGGCCGCGGTCGCCAACGCCAAGCGCGAGGCCGCCGACCTGCAGGCGATGATCGACAAGGAACAGGCCGCCAAGGGCGAGAAGAGCTTCCAGCTCGAGCCGTGGGACTGGGCGTTCTACGCCGAGAAGGTGCGCAAGGACAAGTTCGCATTCGACGAAGCCGAGCTCAAGCCCTACTTCGAGATGAAGAACGTGCTGGAAAACGGGGTGTTCTACGCCGCCGGCCAGCTCTACGGCCTGAAGTTCAAGCAGCGCACCGACCTGCCGCTGTACCGCGACGACGTCAGCGCCTACGACGTGTTCGACGCCAACGGCAAGCAGCTGGCGATCTTCATCGCCGACATGTACGCGCGCGATTCCAAGCGCGGCGGCGCGTGGATGAACTCCTACGTCGAGCAGTCCGAACTGTTCGGCACCCTGCCGGTGGTCGCGAACCATCTCAATATTCCCAAGCCGCCGGCCGGCAAGCCGACGCTGATGACCTGGGACGAGGTCACCACGATGTTCCATGAGTTCGGCCATGCCCTGCACGGCATGTTCTCGAACGTGAAGTACCCCTACTTCTCCGGCACCAGCGTGCCGCGCGACTTCGTCGAGTTCCCCTCGCAGGTCAACGAGATGTGGGCCGACTGGCCGTCGGTGCTGGCCAACTACGCCAAGCATTACCAAAACGGCCAGCCGATGCCGAAGGAATTGCTCGACAAGGTGCTGGCGGCGTCGAAGTTCAATCAGGGTTTCGCCACCACCGAATACCTCGGCGCGGCGATGCTGGACCAGAACTACCACCAGATCGGCGACCTGTCGAAAGTGCCGGCGGCCAAGGACGTGATCGCGTTCGAAACCGCCGCGCTCAAGCAGGACGGCATTTACTACCCGCCGGTGCCGCCGCGTTACCGCACCACGTATTTCAGCCACATCATGGGCGGGTATGCGGCCGGTTATTACGCGTATATCTGGTCGGAAGTGCTCGACGCCAACACCGTGGAATGGATCAAGCAGCACGGCGGCCTGACCCGCGAGAACGGCGACCGTTTCCGCGCCACCCTGCTCTCGCGCGGCGGCAGCAAGGACGCGCTGCAGCTGTTCCGCGATTTCTCCGGCCACGAGCCGCAGATCCAGCCGCTGCTGGAACGCCGCGGCCTGACCGCGCCGGCCACCCAGCCCGCGGCCAAGGGCAAGTAA
- a CDS encoding winged helix-turn-helix domain-containing protein translates to MAAISPVHPGSGANGADHRNSRRVAVVERDPHLRQQIQHSLLSRQFAIVECANATALYRNLLSAPCDIAVIASDLPDDNPRNVALHLRQHSDIGIIVLDADAGYGGQSDPYHEIADACFRKPVDLDGLATVVTAMHSLQHHMRALPTRTGGGQPEWELALDGWTLRTPDGASIDLSAPERSVLLRLVNTGAGGHPVSHDSLIGSLTNDVYDFDPHRLEMLIYRLRKKVALMSPLPLPLRAVRGMGYLCTIVRANG, encoded by the coding sequence ATGGCCGCCATTTCACCAGTCCACCCCGGCTCCGGCGCCAACGGCGCCGACCACCGCAACAGCCGCCGGGTCGCCGTCGTCGAACGCGACCCCCACCTGCGCCAGCAGATCCAGCACTCCCTGCTCAGCCGCCAGTTCGCCATCGTCGAATGCGCCAACGCCACCGCGTTGTACCGCAACCTGCTGAGCGCGCCGTGCGACATCGCGGTCATCGCCAGCGACCTGCCCGATGACAACCCGCGCAACGTCGCCCTGCATCTGCGCCAGCATTCCGACATCGGCATCATCGTGCTCGATGCCGACGCCGGTTACGGCGGCCAATCCGACCCCTACCACGAGATCGCCGACGCCTGTTTCCGCAAGCCGGTGGACCTGGACGGCCTGGCCACCGTCGTCACCGCGATGCACAGCCTGCAGCACCACATGCGCGCCCTGCCCACCCGCACCGGCGGCGGCCAGCCCGAGTGGGAGCTGGCGTTGGACGGTTGGACCCTGCGCACGCCCGACGGCGCCAGCATCGACCTCAGCGCGCCCGAACGCAGCGTGTTGCTGCGCCTGGTCAACACCGGCGCCGGCGGCCATCCGGTGTCGCACGACAGCCTGATCGGTTCGCTGACCAACGACGTCTACGACTTCGATCCGCATCGTTTGGAAATGCTGATCTACCGGCTGCGCAAGAAGGTCGCGCTGATGAGCCCGCTGCCGTTGCCGCTGCGCGCGGTGCGCGGCATGGGTTACCTGTGCACGATCGTGCGCGCGAACGGTT
- a CDS encoding VOC family protein, whose amino-acid sequence MGQTPNAQAFVPMVHVVSVARAAEYYAVLGFFMGNVHRTPECGDEVVWARMQNPGGAEFMLVRADGPIDDGVQGVLFYVYCDDVDAMRERVIAAGYEAGPMGYPFYRPKGEFRSRDPDGYVLMITHSQD is encoded by the coding sequence ATGGGCCAGACCCCCAATGCGCAAGCCTTCGTGCCGATGGTGCACGTCGTCAGCGTCGCGCGCGCCGCCGAGTATTACGCCGTGCTCGGTTTCTTCATGGGCAACGTCCACCGCACGCCCGAATGCGGCGACGAGGTGGTGTGGGCCCGGATGCAAAACCCCGGCGGCGCCGAATTCATGCTGGTGCGCGCCGACGGTCCGATCGACGACGGCGTCCAGGGCGTGCTGTTCTACGTCTACTGCGACGACGTCGACGCCATGCGCGAGCGCGTGATCGCCGCCGGCTACGAAGCCGGCCCGATGGGCTACCCGTTCTACCGCCCCAAAGGCGAATTCCGCTCGCGCGACCCCGACGGTTATGTGCTGATGATTACCCACAGCCAAGACTGA